Part of the Streptomyces sp. RFCAC02 genome is shown below.
CACCACCTACCGGCCGCGCTCGATGTCGGCCCCGAGGCACCCGACCGCAACCTGGCGCTCGAACTCGTCCGCGTCACGGAGGCCGGCGCGATGGCGTCCGGCCGCTACGTGGGGCGCGGCGACAAGAACGGCGCCGACGGCGCGGCCGTCCGCGCCATGCGCGCCCTCGTCTCCACCGTCTCGATGAACGGCGTCGTCGTCATCGGCGAGGGCGAGAAGGACGAGGCGCCCATGCTGTACAACGGCGAGCGCGTCGGGGACGGCACCGGACCCGAGTGCGATGTGGCGGTCGACCCGGTGGACGGCACGACGCTCACCGCCAAGGGCATGAACAACGCCGTCTCCGTCCTCGCGGTCGCCGAGCGGGGCGCGATGTTCGACCCGAGCGCCGTCTTCTACATGGACAAGCTCGTGACCGGCCCCGAGGCGGCCGAGTACGTGGACATCGAGGCGCCGCCCGAGGTCAACATCCGCCGGGTCGCCAAGGCCAAGGGCGGCGCGCCGGAGGACGTGACGGTCGTCATCCTCGACCGGCCCCGGCACGAGGGCCTCGTCCGCCGGGTGCGGGAGAGCGGGGCGCGGATCAAGTTCATCGCGGACGGCGACGTGGCGGGCGCCATCATGACCGTGCGCGAGGGCACGGGCGTCGATCTGCTGCTGGGGATCGGCGGCACGCCGGAGGGCATCATCGCGGCCTGCGCCCTCAAGTGCCTCGGCGGGACGATCCAGGGCAAGCTGTGGCCGAAGGACGAGGACGAGCGCCGCGCCGCGCTGGAGGCGGGCCACGATCTCGACCGGGTGCTGTTCACGGACGACCTGGTGCGCGGCGAGAACGTCTTCTTCGTCGCCACCGGGGTGACCGACGGCGAGCTGCTGCGGGGGGTGCGCTACCGCGCGGAGACCGCGACGACGCAGTCGCTCGTCATGCGGTCCCGCTCGGGCACGATCCGGCAGATCGACTCGACGCACCGGCTGTCCAAGCTGCGCGCCTACAGCGTGGTCGACTTCGGGCGCGCCGGCTGACCGCGCGCGCCGCCGGCCGGCCGACCGGTGGGCGACCGGTCGGCCGGCCGGCGGCGCGGGTGCGCACGCGGGGCGGACGGGAGGGCGCGGGAGGGCGGCCGCGCGGGCGGGGGGACGACCTCCCGTCGGTGTCGCCCGGGCGTGGCCTAGGCGATGCGGGGGATGTCCGATGTGCGGCCGCCCGGCGCCGCCGTCTCGCGCCGCCGGCGGCGGCTGAGGACGACCCGGCGCTCGGCGGCCGTCAGACCGCCCCACACGCCGTACGGCTCGGGCTGGAGCAGTGCGTGCTCACGGCACTCGAGCAGCACGGGGCAGCGGGCGCACACGGACTTGGCGGCCTGCTCGCGCGAGAGGCGGGCGGCTGTCGGCTCCTGGGAGGGCGCGAAGAACAGGCCCGCCTCGTCGCGGCGGCACGCGGCCTCGGAGTGCCACGGACCCGCCAGGTCTTTCGGACTGCGCTGGGCAGGTGCAGCGGGGGACCACGGGGACTCGTGTGGCGGTGACGATGGCAGCACGGTCAACTCCTGACACGACGGCGGCTACGGGGGTCGCTCCTGGCTGATGGACCCTCACCCGTCCTGGAGGACAGCGCGCTTCCCTCTTCCCACCCTGCGGCCATACGAGTGACGGTCCCCCGAGCCCTACCCGCTGTGCGCACGTCTATGCACAAAGCGACGGCATGGCGTGCCACGTCAGCCGTACCGGTCAGTCGCGGCGCAGGTCCTTGACCCGCTTGCCCCGGACCGGCTTGGCGTCCACGCCGCCGAGGATCGCCCAGCCCTTCACGATGACGACGGGCGCGTCGGGGTCGGCGGCCTCCGCCTCCTCCACCTCGAATCCGCCGAGGAAGCCGGTGCCCTCACAGCGCAGCGACACGTTCTCCGGGACGCGGATCTCTATGCCGCCGAGGAGGGCGACCGCGTTGACCGTGACGTACTGCTGCTCGAACATCGCCTGGGTGAAGTCGAGTTCGACACCGCCGAGGACGGCGACGGCGTTGATCGTGCCGCCGGTGCTCCAGCGTCCGCGCCGGGCGGCGCCGCTCAGGACGGCGACGACGTTCCGCGCGCCGTGCCCGCCGTGGGGCGGTGCGGCGCCGGGGCCGCCGGCGGATGCCCGCGCCGGCGCGGGCGGCTGACCGGCCGGCAGATCGCGGATCAGCGGTCCCAGCTCGTCCACGGTGCGGGCGGCGTAGACGGCGTCGACGCGTTCGGCGTGCTCATCGGCGTCGATGCGCCCCTCGGCCAGCGCCTCGGCGAGGATCTCGGCGACCCGGTCGCGATCCCCGTCGGAGGCGCGGACCGGCGGCGGGGACTCTTTGCCCAGCCGGACGGCGGGCGGCTTCTCGGCTGTCACCCCGACAGCCTAGCGACACGCGATACATCGCGACCAGACCCGGCACCCCGGACATGCCCCGAACGCACCCCCGACCTCTCCCCCACCCGCCCCTGAGCCACCCCTGAGACCCGCCCCCCACTTCGGCGCCGCCACTCGGAAACACGCAGGTCACGGCATGTAGCACGGGAAGCACACCGGATTACCACAATCCGTGACGACTGTGGCACGGTAGGTGACGGACCACCTCCGGTCCCCGATCAGACAGCCTGTCCGACCACCGCCCCGAGGAGACCGCCGTGCTCACTGTCGGCGACCCGTTCCCCCCGTTCGACCTGACCGCCTGCGTGTCGCTGCGCGCCGGCGAGGAGTTCACCCGCGTCACGGAGAAGACGTACGCCGGGTCGTGGAAGGCCGTCTTCGCATGGCCGATGGACTTCACGTTCGTCTGCCCGACGGAGATCGCCGCATTCGGCCGGCTGCACCCGGAGTTCACCGAGCGCGGCGCCAACGTCCTCGGTCTCTCCCTCGACTCCGAGTTCGTCCACCACGCGTGGCGCCGCGACCACCCGCACCTGCGCGACCTGCCGTTCCCCATGCTGTCGGACGTGCGCCGCGAACTGTGCTCGGCGCTCGGCATCCTCGGGCGCGACGGGCTGCCCCAGCGCGCGGTGTTCCTCGTCGACCCGGACGACACGATCCGGTTCAGCATGGTCACGGACGGCTCCGTCGGCCGGAGCCCGAAGGAGGTCCTGCGCGTGCTCGACGCCCTCCGGACCGACGCCCTGTGCCCGTGCGACTGGACCAGGGGCGACGACACGCTCGACGCCGGCGCCCTGCTCGCGGGAGCCTGACCCGGCGCTTCCCTCCGGTCCGGGCACGGTCCCCCGCGCCCGGACCGGAGGGGTCAGGCGGTGTCCGGCGCGGGGGCCGCGACCTCGAACCACACCAGCTTGCCCGTGCTCAGCCGGGTCGCGCCCCAGCTCCGCGCCAGCCGCTGCACCAGGTACAGGCCGCGGCCTCCCTCGTCGGCCGGGCCGGCCTGCCGCAGCCTCGGGAGCTGCGGCACGTCGTCCCCGACCTCGCAGCGCAGCACACCGGTGCGCAGCAACCGGACGGTGACGGGCCGCTCCGCGTACCGGACGGCGTTCGTGACGACCTCGCTGACCAGCAGCTCCACCGAGTCCTCGATCTCCTGGAGGTCCCAGCGGGCCAGGCTCTCGCGGACCAGGCGGCGGGCCTCGCGGACCGACTCGGCCTTCGGTTCGAGCCGCAGGAACGCCACGGCCTCCGGCGCGATGCCCTCGAACCGCGCGGCGAGGATCGCGATGTCGTCGTCCCGGTCGCCCGGGCCGACGATGTCGAGGATCTCGTCACACATCGGTTCGAGCGGCAGTGCGGCGTCCGGCCGGGTGAGGCGGGAGATCTCGGCCAGCTTCTCCCGCAACTGCTCCACACCGGCCCACACGTCCCGCGCACGCGACTCGACCAGGCCGTCCGTGTACAGGACGAGGGTCGCGCCGGCCGGGGCGTCGATCTCCACCGTCTCGAAGTCGACACCGCCCACACCGATCGGGGCGTTCGGCGGGAGTTCGAGCACCTCCGTGGAGCCGTCCTGGTGCAGCAGGACGGGCGGTGGATGACCGGCGTTGGCGGCCGTGATGCGGTGCGCGACCGGGTCGTACACGGCGTACAGGCAGGTCGCCATGCGATCGGTACCGAGCCGCTGTGCCTGCTCGTCGAGGTGGTGCATGACCTCCTGCGGCGGCAGGTCGAGCCCGGCGAGGGTCTGCACGGTCGTCCGGAGCTGACCCATGATCGCGGCGGATGTCGTGGAGTGCCCCATCACATCGCCGACGACCAGCGCGACCCGGCTGCCCGGCAGGGGGATCGTGTCGTACCAGTCGCCGCCGACACGCGCCGACTGCGCGGCCGGCAGGTACCGGCTGGCCAGCCGCACACCGGTCGGCTCGGGCAGGTCGTCCGGCAGCATCGTGCGCTGGAGCTCGTCCGCGATGGACGCCTCACGGCCGTAGAGCACGGCCTTGTCCACGCCGAGCGCGGAGTGCGTGGCGAGCTGCGCGGCGACCTGGAGGTCCTCCTGCTCGAACGCGGCCCGGTCCCGGGTCCGCGCGAACACCGCGGCGCCGATCACGCGCCGCCGCCCCCGCAGCGGCGCGACGATGACCCGCCGGCCGTCGGGCAGGTCCGTGACACCGGTGAGCTCCCGCAGCGCCGCGCGCGGCACCTGGGACTCGGTGAAGACCGGCCGGACGCCGCGCAGCACCTCGGCGAGCGGCCCGTTGCCCCGCACCTCGACCTGGGGCGTCGGGTCGCCCAGCAGCGCCGGCAGCCCGGCGGGCCGCTCCGACGCGCGCGAACCGCCGAACGCGAGCTGCTCCGGGATGCGGTCACTGCGCCGCAGCCTCAGCACCCAGGGCGAGACCGGCTGTTCGTCACCGACCGGGAGGGGGTGGCGCAGGTAGACGAGCGTCACGTCGGAGAACGTCGGGACCGAGGAACGGCACAGCCCGAGCACGATCTCGTCCAGGTCCATGCCGCGCGCGATGCGGCGGGTCGCCGACCCCACGAACCGCAGCCGGTCGGCCTCCCTGATCCCGCCGCCGTCACCGTCGGCCCCGCCGCCGTCGTGACCTCCCGCCGGCGGCCGGATCGGCGGGTGCTCCGACGGGGCGGACTCGGAGCGGGCGTGCGGCAGTGCCCGGCTCTCGGCGAACGTGGTCACGTCCGCCGTGCGAGCCGCGGGCTGCGGTGGGGTCGGGTCCGTCACGAGGGGATGTCCATCCAGGCTGGCACTGCGGAAACTGACGTGCGGTGTGGGGGGTTGTGCGGTTGTGCGGTCGTGGGGACCGATCCTACGGTCGCGACAGGGGGGGCTATCAAGAGGCCCGAGGGTGATCGGGCAGCCGTCCGGCGCCCGTACCGGCGGGTAGCGCGCTTCCCGGCCGGTCCCAGTCCCCGGGGAGACGCGGGGTCGGCCAGCGCGGGTCGGGGCGCCAGGCGGGCCAGTTGTCGGAGAACGGCGGCCCCCAGTCGGTGATCAGCCGGACCGCGGCGCGGCCGGCCGCCCCGATGCGCGCCGCCTGCTCGGCGTCGAGCAGACCCGCCTGCTGCGCCTGGGCGAACTCGTCCTCGTCGCGCCA
Proteins encoded:
- the glpX gene encoding class II fructose-bisphosphatase, with protein sequence MTDHHHLPAALDVGPEAPDRNLALELVRVTEAGAMASGRYVGRGDKNGADGAAVRAMRALVSTVSMNGVVVIGEGEKDEAPMLYNGERVGDGTGPECDVAVDPVDGTTLTAKGMNNAVSVLAVAERGAMFDPSAVFYMDKLVTGPEAAEYVDIEAPPEVNIRRVAKAKGGAPEDVTVVILDRPRHEGLVRRVRESGARIKFIADGDVAGAIMTVREGTGVDLLLGIGGTPEGIIAACALKCLGGTIQGKLWPKDEDERRAALEAGHDLDRVLFTDDLVRGENVFFVATGVTDGELLRGVRYRAETATTQSLVMRSRSGTIRQIDSTHRLSKLRAYSVVDFGRAG
- a CDS encoding WhiB family transcriptional regulator, with product MPSSPPHESPWSPAAPAQRSPKDLAGPWHSEAACRRDEAGLFFAPSQEPTAARLSREQAAKSVCARCPVLLECREHALLQPEPYGVWGGLTAAERRVVLSRRRRRETAAPGGRTSDIPRIA
- a CDS encoding DUF1707 domain-containing protein is translated as MTAEKPPAVRLGKESPPPVRASDGDRDRVAEILAEALAEGRIDADEHAERVDAVYAARTVDELGPLIRDLPAGQPPAPARASAGGPGAAPPHGGHGARNVVAVLSGAARRGRWSTGGTINAVAVLGGVELDFTQAMFEQQYVTVNAVALLGGIEIRVPENVSLRCEGTGFLGGFEVEEAEAADPDAPVVIVKGWAILGGVDAKPVRGKRVKDLRRD
- a CDS encoding peroxiredoxin, translated to MLTVGDPFPPFDLTACVSLRAGEEFTRVTEKTYAGSWKAVFAWPMDFTFVCPTEIAAFGRLHPEFTERGANVLGLSLDSEFVHHAWRRDHPHLRDLPFPMLSDVRRELCSALGILGRDGLPQRAVFLVDPDDTIRFSMVTDGSVGRSPKEVLRVLDALRTDALCPCDWTRGDDTLDAGALLAGA
- a CDS encoding SpoIIE family protein phosphatase, with the translated sequence MTDPTPPQPAARTADVTTFAESRALPHARSESAPSEHPPIRPPAGGHDGGGADGDGGGIREADRLRFVGSATRRIARGMDLDEIVLGLCRSSVPTFSDVTLVYLRHPLPVGDEQPVSPWVLRLRRSDRIPEQLAFGGSRASERPAGLPALLGDPTPQVEVRGNGPLAEVLRGVRPVFTESQVPRAALRELTGVTDLPDGRRVIVAPLRGRRRVIGAAVFARTRDRAAFEQEDLQVAAQLATHSALGVDKAVLYGREASIADELQRTMLPDDLPEPTGVRLASRYLPAAQSARVGGDWYDTIPLPGSRVALVVGDVMGHSTTSAAIMGQLRTTVQTLAGLDLPPQEVMHHLDEQAQRLGTDRMATCLYAVYDPVAHRITAANAGHPPPVLLHQDGSTEVLELPPNAPIGVGGVDFETVEIDAPAGATLVLYTDGLVESRARDVWAGVEQLREKLAEISRLTRPDAALPLEPMCDEILDIVGPGDRDDDIAILAARFEGIAPEAVAFLRLEPKAESVREARRLVRESLARWDLQEIEDSVELLVSEVVTNAVRYAERPVTVRLLRTGVLRCEVGDDVPQLPRLRQAGPADEGGRGLYLVQRLARSWGATRLSTGKLVWFEVAAPAPDTA